The sequence tgacacaattGTTGtgagctatttgatttattgcttcttgggttaagcgtaatttgcattaaagaaaatttcatggccgccatagcatttattgacatcaaatatacttcgaaatgcaaaaacgaataaaaatgatgggctttgatgattcattttcagaacgtatgcacaagttttaatgccacgaaatagtttgatacaaaaatgacgaagaatcacaagaaataatttttgaaaatcatggagATTTTCGCAAAAACTGCATTCATTTCatggcgattagttataattcttatttttatccaaacaTTCACTATaataataaaagcgcatgaagtttttacgttcggaaaaaaactcaaacttgtaaataaaatctaatatattcttactggttgcattcaaagcagacatgacacacacatagccatgaaaaatattatcaaaacgagaATTTATTCCTTccgaatatattaaatgttgatcgtaaagctggtttcaaaattttcttgaattttaagttttaacgcaggtttatgctaattcttcactttgctttataatacttatgaaaaatggtccacttggccggaacatgctcttatagaggttttcagtaggctttcgtggagtttaaagctttaatgcaagatttattatgtagcattgaagacagctacaagtatttattaatattaaaattgttacttgggcgttgagtcaaataaatggttaccttccaacatcgcgaaaaagttaaatattttatcaacgtaatccaataatttattgtgacgattcatttccaaatattttgatgaaaccaggcatccctgcaagcagctgatcggtgttgacaaacgaggggaaaccaactagtaaaaaactttaacataacacaaggggtgtacagatagtaaatagttcgcgcagtacaatatagatggagctagtgcatcacgaaaaaatattttttataagaatttactcatactgtcatgtctgttagtctgagcTTTGGTTTCAAACCGGTAATATAAACACTCTCAGAGAGAAATATTTGCTAGTGTGATTCGTATAATATAAACTGTCACTGTTCACAACCTTTTGGCGCTACTTTATTTCTAGGGTGACCAAGAGCGATTATTGTGACAACAGATAATTTAAAATACAACATAACAATAAttaatattcatttatttatatcAAAGAAAGTCCTAACTATTTCATGAGAATATAAAAGTGGTTTACATGgaatttaatattattttactGTGATTTTTACGTGGTGAAATTTGCAATCAACAtgtaaaaagtttgaaaaacatACGTTTCTTTTCAAATCTTATTAATTTTaccagtgaaaaataataatattcagTTATGTATCGGAAGCTATattatatttatagaagataTTTCAAAACTGAGTTACAGACATGCAATATAAACGTGTTTTCCCATGGTACTAATAAGTGACCAAAAAAACATTATCGCTGCTGACATCACTGTACTGCACAGAACTCCAATACATGTTATTGCTTTGGCATTAAGTACAAATTCATATGTTTAAACATTGATTTCAACCTTAGATTTTCTTTTAGTGCACTGTAATAATACCGTAGAAAATCTTTCCGATTATCCCACCGACTTAGTAGGGTTTCGTCGGTACAATCTGCAGACGGATCCATCGATTAACTGACCATTTGTCACACAGACGCTTATGGGAGTTTAACATTAGCGTTGACCGATGCGACAGCCGGTGTAATAAACAGATAATCTTGTACAAATCGGTCAAGATGGTACTACTTAATAGATGAATTAGTCGGGAGTGTTtgaaaatacttcgtaaaaaaacagCCGATTAATACGCTTACAAAACACATTCGACTGTGCTTCTCAACTTAGTCGCAAAACACCCGGTGAACGATCACGATAggtttaaagccgggtataaataaatgaaatacaatacaatacaatagtcGCAAAACTAATCGGTCGATTTTCAAGAGCCCGATTTCGTCGGCCAACTGGTCCTTTTAAGCACTGTCAAATTTTCTACGAAGAAAAATCTCCTTCATACTCATTAAATTTGTCATTAAGAGCGTACATTAAAATGAAGGCCATGGTAATCGTTACTATATTGAAGTTTCTATGCCGGGTGGAAAATGATCGACGACCCTGAGCAGTCAGAAAGGTTATTTAGAGGGATAAATTAAGAGCCAATTATTTTTGGCAGATTATATAACATGTTTAAATAAAGAATGATTTCTGTCATTCCTACCATGCCCATTCAAACACATGCGCATGGTAAATAACAAAGTTTCATGAACTATTGCAGTCAATTTTACCATGCTTTTTCTTTTCACGTAAAGTGGAAATTATTATTGTCGCTACAGTTGACATCTGAAAAATGCAACCAGCGACAATCGTTTTTATCACGTTCATTGGCCAATCCCTAAGTCGCTACTAGTGCATCACTACACGACTACAGCGCGGTACTTGCGACATCATACATTCCACGTCGAACGTGATAATATTGATTGTCGCTGGAAGTATTCTCCAGTTTTCAACTGCAACGAGAATATTCACGTTTTGTAGAAGAGATGCGCGAAGGATGCGacaagctgtttttcaaaggagggctaatcttacaaaagtaaacaaatcgagtttctctttcCTATGAATAAATGCTTGCAAAACCTGCAACTTTGCcaaaaattcggattctacaCAATTTAAAtattagtaatacaaagaacaatACAGGGTGAAACTGCCATTCCATTTGATTACACACTAAAAACCGATCCTCGAGCTCGCCATTTGGAAATGCTAAAGTAGATCGGCAACGCGACATTttgctgattgttcagtaatccacaTGCTCTTTCCCGAAATTTGTTAAAGTAATATGCTGATATCTCAGTAAAACGCCTACTTTTACCGAAATTGGCCGGACGTGCCTCTGTTACCGGGTGGTTAAGCATGTGCGAACGGCATGTTGCGTTGAACCGACGAAAAAGAATCCAAATCTAGTGACGAAAGCAAATCACCTGAGTCATTCAGCAGCTTCCGCTTTTATTTCGGCGATGGTGTCCTGATAATTTCAGCATCGACTACTGTCGCATTCGTTTTCCCTACTATCGAACGGGCTTTTGATAAAAacctatttcaataaataaatactCATTAGCCAGCAATAACAAACAATACAGAAAATAACATATCACCTTGTTAGCGTTCGGTTTGATCGGTAAAGATGCACGTACTTCCTTTTTGATGGAGGATTTTTTGCTGATGATCAAGGCTTTGGGAATCACTTTACCCGTTTACAGCGCGGCCGGTCTCGAGGTATAGTCGAAGAGTTTCCAATtccagatacgcgtattttttATACTACATACATAGCATCAGGGTAGCACAAGACGCTAGTAGTGCTTTATTTACTGGAATCAAGTTAGTTGGGTTATTCCGATCGATTGTGAAATTTCCATTTTATATATGTATTGCGAATAATGTATTTCTATAGAAGTCGAGCGAATTACAGAATGAGAATTTCAATAGAGATTCCATATCCAATCAAATGTATAATTTAAATTAACTCACCCATTTTTCACCAATCGCAATCTGGCATTTTTAGCGAAGATGAAAAAGTAATAACTCTTGGCTAATtaagatacaggcgactatgtTTTGCAAATTAGATTTGACAGCCGTCACTGGATCGGTCCTGGCAGCTTTTTGGtgcccatggctgcccaggtagcctaAACGCCATGCGGGTATGAGAGCTTAATTATGTCTTTGGCATCGGGCAATCGCCGTGCTACTTGTTTTGCTATCTTATTCGTTATTTTGCTAAAGTGAGACACAATGTAAATGTCAATCTTGTTtgaaaccagaccctgtcagcttggagcgaaattaatCATCAGGTCAGCAACGCCATcagcatatcatgtcaattgtatgggtgcgcagtggtgctattttggcgcgcacgaatttgacatttctctcccctacttctatgtacgagattcgatgcggactcgcctgaaggCGCCATGTTCGCAGAAAGGGATGTTACCAATGATTTGATCcgtaaatgtgagagctggatatcttgttaatatgatgtctttgttgaAACGTAGCCGTAAGCTTCGAGCTTGATTCGTTCGATATTCGAATTTACTGGATGAAATCcagtattttatttatatttctcggttgattttccagaaggccgtaacagcaagtgacagtttctctttgttcactctctctttcgattattgtgatgtgatctaaaaagattttcttggatttcacagttctgtttggaagtcgaacgtttcgagcatcattctatgcaaagagttaagtgataaacgtgtaaaccgcttggtaattaatagaagagaaagtaaacaaagagaaactgtcacttgctgttacggccttctggaaaatcaaccgagatttatgAAAAACTCTCGATTTTATGAATTATTTAAATAACACTGAGTGTTTGACGTAGTTTTTATTGAGCGTGCTTCACTTTTGTGTATTGGGAATTTCGCTGCATGGGCTAAAAGCCTTTACGCTTTGGTTCAAATTTCCCTTCGTTAAAATCGCGGAAATTTCACATACAAAAACTATCGCTGTTTGTCATTCTCGTTACACTGCCGAGGAAAGGCCACTTTAGGTTCAGGAagattttcgaaagaaatttcttcaagaatattctttttttgttgGGGTATTCCATAACCTCGAGCGTATCCGGATCGTTCGTTTGTGAACCCGTGATTTTCGTTGTCATTGCTGCTAGGCTTAAGGTGAGTTACTATCTTCAAACCGAACATTCCTGCAGCTGATGACGTTTTCTATGTCGGAATGAGAAAATGACGCTTGCCATCTTTTTCGAAATACGCAAAAGTAGAAAAATCTAATTAGAATAGTTTAATTAGAATTTCCGGTGCTTTTTATCTCAGTTTTGCTTGGAATCTATCGGATTGACCACATAACGAATAAGATTGATTGGTTCCTGTTGGCTTCTATCAATTAGTAAGAAAAGCAAAAGTGCCAGAGTAAAATCAAGATGGTGAAAAGAAAGACTCAACCATTGATCGATTCAGATAGCAGCAGTGACTCCGATTCCGGATCCGATTTAGATTCCGTGAGTATATAATTTGTGTGTTATGATcatataaaaaatttatatttcattGGTTAGGAACTACTGTCATTAGcaaaaaagaagaaaactcgTTTGTCATCGAATTCCCCTGGAAAATCATCCGAATCTGACTCGGAAAACGATTCCGAGTCAGATTCGGCACCACAGCGTAAGAAGCGTAACGCGAAACCAACTTCATCGTCGGAATCCGAGCCCGAAGAAGGAGAAGCCGATTCGGAACCCGACGAGGAAGAAGATGAAAACAAACAAGTGTCCACATCGCGTGGTGCTCAAAAGCGCAAGTCATCGGAAGAGGAAGACGAGGCCGAAAAATCGGAACTGGAAGAAGGTCAGATTTCCTCCGATGACGAATCCAGATCAGGCTCCGGTGACGACAGTGATGATGAAAGTGGTAGCAGCAGTAGCAGCGGAGAGTCGGAATTCGATGACGGGTACGACGACAACCTGATGGGTGACGATGCCGATCGGGCAAGATTGAATGCTTTGTCCGAGAAGGAGCGAGAGACGGAAATTTTCAAACGTATCGAAAGACGTGATGTCATGAAGACTCGCTGGGAGATCGAACGAAAATTGAAACTTGCCAAAAAAGCGGAACGTGCGAAGGATAAGGAATCGCAGCcaccaaaaaagaaaaaaaagaaggacCGAAAGAAGAAGTTAGCTGAACAAAAGGAGCATGAAGAGAAGAAAAAGACTAAAGAACCTTCTCCAGAGCCCGAAGTTGTTCCTGTACAACCACAACCAGAAAAACTTGCACCCGAACCGGAAGCTGGCGATGAAAGTCCACTCTCATCCCCAGACAAGTCCCGGGAAATGGACGATGCTTCCGGGGCATCCGATTATTTCGATCCAAAAGAACGATCGAAGGAGCGCAAGAAAAACGTGGAGGCCAACCGCACTGATGACAAGCGAAGCAAtgctatggccatgctgaaagcAAAACGCGAAGGCAAAGCAAAACGAGAAGAGGAGGAAGCGAAACGGGAAGCCCAGCGTAAGGCAGAAACCGATGACAAAGACGAGCTGGAAGATGTTCCCGGAGGAAAGTCATCGCAAAAACTGAAAGCATCCGATATTTACTCGGATGATTCCGGTAGTGAAAGCGAAGAGGAGAAAAAATCCACGGATCGTCCGTCTCGTTCTGGATCAAGCAGTGGAAGCGCAAGCGAAAGTCGTTCCTCGTCGGATAGTGAAGCGGACTGGGATGCAAAAGAGAAAAAGAGTTCTTCCAGTTCTAGTTCCAGTAAAAAACCGACCGCCATCAGTACTCGCGATGAACTGAACAAACTGAGAATCTCGCGCCATAAAATCGAACGGTTCATAAATTTGCCTATGTTCGATCAGGTCGTGCTGAATTGCTTCGTGCGAATCAACATTGGAAATAACAACGGCAGACCGGTTTATCGGGTGGCCGAAATCGTTGGAGTTGTTGAGACAGCTAAAATTTATCATCTCGGCAAGGGTCGCACCAACAAAGGATTCCGATTGAAGCATGGTAGTCAAGAACGCGTTTTCCGTTTGGAATTTATCTCGAACCAAGATTTTACGGACAGTGAGTATCAGAAGTGGCTGACTGTTTGTGAAGCGACCGGAACGCCCTTACCCCAGGCGGACATGATCGATAAGAAGCAAAGAGAAATCAAAGACGCAGTGACGTACGAGTTCAAAGATGCGGACATTGATAAGATTATCGAGGAAAAGAATCGCTTCCGACCTCATCCTACAAATTATgccatgaagaaaacgctactaaTGAAAGTGAGTAGCAATCGTTCGTTAATTGCTTGTAGCAtgcttaatgaaaaaaaaactaaatcttTCTAGGAACGTGATGCTGCGCAGTTGCGAGGCGAGGACGAACTGGCTCGTGATCTGAACATCCAAATTCAGGAACTAGAGGAGCGTGCCAGTACACTAGACAAGAAACGTAGCAGCAGTATTAGTTTGATCTCTTACATAAACGATCGAAACCGAAAGCGTAACGTGGAGGATGCCGAGAAGGCCATCATGGAGGAGGTTCGGGCTAACCGGGGTGTCAAGATTGAAGACCCGTTTACCCGTCGTCAAACACAGCCTCGGATGTCGTTCAAAGCGTCAGATAAGCGGGA comes from Malaya genurostris strain Urasoe2022 chromosome 3, Malgen_1.1, whole genome shotgun sequence and encodes:
- the LOC131435860 gene encoding RNA polymerase-associated protein Rtf1, producing the protein MVKRKTQPLIDSDSSSDSDSGSDLDSELLSLAKKKKTRLSSNSPGKSSESDSENDSESDSAPQRKKRNAKPTSSSESEPEEGEADSEPDEEEDENKQVSTSRGAQKRKSSEEEDEAEKSELEEGQISSDDESRSGSGDDSDDESGSSSSSGESEFDDGYDDNLMGDDADRARLNALSEKERETEIFKRIERRDVMKTRWEIERKLKLAKKAERAKDKESQPPKKKKKKDRKKKLAEQKEHEEKKKTKEPSPEPEVVPVQPQPEKLAPEPEAGDESPLSSPDKSREMDDASGASDYFDPKERSKERKKNVEANRTDDKRSNAMAMLKAKREGKAKREEEEAKREAQRKAETDDKDELEDVPGGKSSQKLKASDIYSDDSGSESEEEKKSTDRPSRSGSSSGSASESRSSSDSEADWDAKEKKSSSSSSSSKKPTAISTRDELNKLRISRHKIERFINLPMFDQVVLNCFVRINIGNNNGRPVYRVAEIVGVVETAKIYHLGKGRTNKGFRLKHGSQERVFRLEFISNQDFTDSEYQKWLTVCEATGTPLPQADMIDKKQREIKDAVTYEFKDADIDKIIEEKNRFRPHPTNYAMKKTLLMKERDAAQLRGEDELARDLNIQIQELEERASTLDKKRSSSISLISYINDRNRKRNVEDAEKAIMEEVRANRGVKIEDPFTRRQTQPRMSFKASDKREETPSIQMPAPPPPGQKKKPDEKKASSSADNNLYSLHDFEIDLDVPLPISSVNVLPKPVEKQVKENGPKRSLNLEDYKKKRGLI